From Acidipropionibacterium acidipropionici, one genomic window encodes:
- a CDS encoding glycosyltransferase gives MRILLVSAASSIHTVRWANGLAARGHEVHLASVHLPGKHPFSSDVKVHICPTHGSAGYLTGAAWLHRLEHQIRPDVVNVHYATGYGTLARMARLRTPVLLSVWGSDVYDFPRRNRLCAWLVRGNLASASRLASTSQAMAVVTRQYAPGRSISITPFGVDMNAFVPGPEPEPSDTVRIGTVKAMYAKYGIDDLIRAFAPVCSEHPQAELDLYGDGPDTEALKELAATLGVEEQVIFHGSVPHEQVPEALRKMDIFAALSTLDSESFGVAIIETGACGLPVVVSDVDGPAEVVEAGVTGFVVPRGDPAAAAEAFERLINEPELRLGMGRAGRRRVEAEYSWAHSLDLMEEAYAQAVEDAKCIPRNPARAVFGPRVAARRR, from the coding sequence ATGCGGATACTCCTGGTCAGTGCCGCCTCCTCGATTCATACTGTTCGCTGGGCCAACGGGCTGGCCGCCCGCGGCCACGAGGTCCATCTGGCCTCGGTGCATCTTCCCGGCAAACATCCCTTCTCCTCGGACGTCAAGGTCCACATCTGCCCGACGCACGGGTCGGCCGGTTATCTCACCGGGGCCGCCTGGCTGCACCGTCTCGAACACCAGATCCGGCCCGATGTGGTGAACGTCCACTACGCGACCGGTTACGGGACGCTGGCCAGGATGGCCAGGCTGCGGACGCCGGTGCTGCTGTCGGTGTGGGGCTCCGACGTCTACGACTTCCCGCGGCGCAACCGGCTCTGCGCCTGGTTGGTGCGGGGCAATCTGGCAAGTGCCTCGCGGCTGGCCTCGACCAGCCAGGCGATGGCTGTGGTCACACGGCAGTACGCGCCGGGGCGTTCGATCAGCATCACCCCCTTCGGGGTGGACATGAACGCCTTCGTCCCCGGCCCCGAGCCCGAGCCCTCGGACACGGTGCGGATCGGCACCGTCAAAGCGATGTACGCCAAGTACGGGATCGACGACCTCATCAGGGCCTTCGCGCCGGTCTGCTCCGAGCATCCGCAGGCCGAGCTGGACCTTTACGGCGACGGGCCCGACACCGAGGCGCTGAAAGAACTGGCCGCCACCCTGGGCGTTGAGGAGCAGGTGATCTTCCACGGCTCGGTGCCGCATGAACAGGTGCCGGAGGCTCTGCGGAAGATGGACATCTTCGCCGCCCTGTCCACCCTCGACTCCGAGAGCTTCGGCGTCGCGATCATCGAGACCGGGGCCTGCGGGCTGCCGGTGGTGGTCTCCGACGTCGACGGACCGGCCGAGGTGGTGGAGGCCGGGGTGACCGGGTTCGTCGTGCCCCGCGGCGATCCGGCGGCGGCCGCCGAGGCCTTCGAACGGCTGATCAACGAGCCGGAACTGCGGCTCGGAATGGGCCGGGCCGGGCGCAGGCGCGTCGAGGCGGAGTACTCCTGGGCGCACAGCCTGGACCTGATGGAGGAGGCCTACGCCCAGGCCGTGGAGGACGCCAAGTGCATCCCCCGCAATCCGGCCAGAGCGGTGTTCGGCCCGAGGGTGGCTGCCAGGAGACGGTAG
- a CDS encoding glycosyltransferase family 4 protein, protein MTSPARVCHLSTVHNPRDNRVFRKECVSLAHAGVDVWFIGAQQGDEIVDGVHVVGVGEATGRLDRLTRRQFRAWQALDRISPDVVHVHDPELIPMVLAWRRLRGRAAVYDAHEDLIGQIEGKEYLADWVKPVARLAARGVISAADRFFDGIVASTPTVLSFYHNPNRAVVRNYPLLTDYPSSADAVKKDGQAVYAGMLSAGRQVDRMFEMIAQVPESHLTVAGEPDPEVRRFFEDLRPDQRVEWLGRIPGDQVPGVLAESQVGIAFFKPLKNYQEALPTKLFEYMAAGIPFISTDLPFLVELFSDRDCGVFVDTADGAQAAAEALRDLLADPDRCARMGADGRGAIEEEFSFEAEFPNLLKVEEAALRRQGARLRAEGAQS, encoded by the coding sequence ATGACATCACCGGCCCGGGTCTGCCACCTCTCGACGGTGCACAACCCCCGCGACAATCGCGTGTTCCGCAAGGAATGCGTGAGCCTGGCGCATGCCGGTGTCGATGTCTGGTTCATCGGGGCCCAGCAGGGCGATGAGATCGTCGACGGGGTGCACGTCGTCGGCGTCGGGGAGGCCACCGGACGCCTGGACCGCCTCACCCGCCGTCAGTTCCGCGCCTGGCAGGCCCTCGATCGGATCAGCCCCGACGTCGTCCACGTCCACGATCCCGAACTCATCCCGATGGTGCTGGCCTGGCGCAGGCTGCGCGGCCGCGCAGCGGTCTACGACGCCCACGAGGACCTCATCGGCCAGATCGAGGGCAAGGAGTACCTGGCCGACTGGGTGAAGCCGGTGGCCCGGCTCGCCGCCCGCGGCGTCATCAGCGCCGCCGACCGGTTCTTCGACGGCATCGTCGCCTCGACGCCCACCGTGCTGAGTTTCTACCACAATCCGAACCGTGCGGTGGTGCGCAACTATCCGCTGCTCACCGACTACCCCTCCTCGGCCGACGCCGTGAAGAAGGACGGCCAGGCCGTCTACGCCGGGATGCTCTCGGCCGGCCGGCAGGTCGACCGGATGTTCGAGATGATCGCCCAGGTGCCCGAGAGTCACCTCACCGTGGCCGGTGAGCCCGACCCGGAGGTGAGGCGCTTCTTCGAGGACCTGCGTCCCGATCAGCGGGTCGAGTGGCTCGGGCGGATCCCCGGCGACCAGGTGCCTGGCGTGCTGGCGGAGTCGCAGGTGGGGATCGCGTTCTTCAAGCCGTTGAAGAACTATCAGGAGGCCCTGCCGACCAAGCTCTTCGAGTACATGGCGGCCGGTATCCCGTTCATCTCCACAGACCTGCCATTCCTGGTCGAGCTGTTCTCCGATCGTGACTGCGGGGTCTTCGTCGACACCGCCGACGGGGCGCAGGCGGCCGCCGAGGCGCTGCGGGATCTGCTGGCCGATCCGGACCGGTGCGCCCGGATGGGGGCCGACGGGCGCGGTGCGATCGAGGAGGAGTTCAGTTTCGAGGCCGAGTTCCCGAATCTGCTGAAGGTCGAGGAAGCGGCGCTGCGGCGCCAGGGAGCCCGGCTTCGTGCAGAGGGTGCGCAGTCCTGA
- a CDS encoding O-antigen ligase family protein: MSGGDPASGRRPAPRPRRALLGAASDATAPRWQRLGAAWMIGALPLAALLGSWAGRGPVFAFRILVMALLVLAVIAGRRHRAGVMVVGLAVLWLGIGSADALLGAPGRRWSELVAVALGLAGMWAMVRLRRFDPVAWLARGWAAAVLASIPVAVWEVATSRHLSTYLNGAWIGHPNVYRAPATWLTNPNLYAVLMAVAVPLLGVRSSRETRSWRWVMIVAAVAAGILLVLTSGRSAMAALAVAVAVRLAASRRGRWLLIAVLAGTVVFAAMHRDALALAVHRVTGVILHHSNEGPSSLSVRAALVAIGLTLTASHPLWGVGPGGYEALVRAGGLGWQTHGKVNPHLGVLEISSQYGLLVTAAVAALGVWSVVRVIRGRAEGGSRWWVIGYLCALPVLSLANSTYLVQSVTQLQWMLAAALVCATAARVPSWSSHPARRGC; the protein is encoded by the coding sequence ATGTCGGGCGGAGATCCGGCGTCGGGCAGGAGGCCCGCGCCCAGACCGCGCCGGGCGCTGCTCGGCGCGGCCTCCGACGCGACCGCGCCCCGCTGGCAGCGCCTCGGAGCCGCCTGGATGATCGGCGCCCTGCCGCTGGCGGCCCTGCTGGGGTCCTGGGCCGGCCGAGGACCGGTCTTCGCCTTCCGGATCCTCGTGATGGCGCTGCTGGTGCTCGCGGTGATCGCCGGACGCCGTCATCGCGCCGGCGTGATGGTGGTCGGCCTGGCGGTGCTGTGGCTGGGCATCGGGTCGGCCGACGCCCTTCTGGGAGCCCCCGGGCGACGGTGGAGTGAACTGGTCGCCGTGGCGCTCGGCCTGGCCGGGATGTGGGCGATGGTGCGGCTGCGCCGTTTCGACCCGGTGGCCTGGCTGGCCCGCGGCTGGGCGGCGGCGGTGCTGGCGAGCATCCCGGTCGCGGTCTGGGAGGTGGCCACCTCCCGGCACCTGTCGACCTACCTCAACGGAGCCTGGATCGGGCATCCGAATGTCTACCGGGCGCCGGCCACCTGGCTCACGAATCCCAATCTCTACGCGGTGCTGATGGCCGTCGCGGTGCCCCTGCTGGGGGTCCGCTCCTCCCGGGAGACCCGTTCGTGGCGGTGGGTCATGATCGTCGCCGCAGTGGCGGCCGGGATCCTCCTGGTGCTCACCTCCGGACGGTCCGCGATGGCCGCACTGGCGGTGGCCGTCGCAGTGCGACTGGCGGCGTCGCGGCGAGGACGCTGGCTGTTGATCGCGGTGCTGGCCGGCACGGTGGTCTTCGCGGCGATGCACCGGGACGCCCTGGCGCTGGCCGTTCACCGGGTGACGGGGGTGATCCTCCACCACTCCAACGAGGGGCCCTCCTCGTTGTCGGTGCGCGCGGCCCTGGTGGCGATCGGGCTGACGCTGACGGCGTCCCACCCGTTGTGGGGTGTGGGGCCGGGCGGCTACGAGGCCCTGGTGCGGGCCGGCGGCCTGGGCTGGCAGACCCACGGCAAGGTCAATCCCCACCTGGGGGTGCTGGAGATCTCCTCCCAGTACGGGCTGCTGGTCACCGCTGCCGTCGCGGCCCTGGGGGTCTGGTCCGTCGTCCGCGTGATCCGGGGGAGGGCCGAGGGGGGATCACGCTGGTGGGTGATCGGCTATCTCTGTGCGTTGCCGGTGCTGTCACTGGCCAACAGCACCTACCTGGTGCAGTCGGTGACCCAGCTCCAGTGGATGCTCGCCGCGGCCCTGGTCTGCGCCACGGCCGCACGGGTTCCGTCATGGTCGAGTCATCCGGCGCGTCGCGGTTGCTAG
- a CDS encoding nucleotide sugar dehydrogenase — protein MKIAVVAMGKIGLPLAVQFAEKGHDVVGVDVQQRVVDEVNKGNEPFPGEAFLDEKLKKLVPAGKLHATTDYAEAIPQADAVVLVVPLFVNDETWEPDFGWMDDATRSLAAHLSKDTIISYETTLPVGTTRNRWKPLIEEISGLKEGEDFTLVFSPERVLTGRVFADLRRYPKLVGGLSAEGTAKGIELYKQLLDFDDRPDLPRPNGVWDMGTAEAAEMAKLAETTYRDVNIGLANQFGKFADKNGIDVYKVIDACNSQPYSHIHRPGIAVGGHCIPVYPRLYLWTDPDASIVRTARQANMTMPQYCVDQAASVLGDLKGQKVVVLGASYRGKVKETAFSGVFPTVKILADAGAEVTVHDPMFTDAELEKFGFTPYHIGEAVDGALLQADHPEYKDLDPNDLPGIKVLVDGRHVVDPANWQGVEVIVVGDGEDR, from the coding sequence ATGAAGATCGCCGTTGTCGCCATGGGCAAGATCGGCCTGCCCTTGGCCGTGCAGTTCGCCGAGAAGGGGCACGACGTCGTCGGCGTCGACGTCCAGCAGAGGGTCGTCGACGAGGTGAACAAGGGCAACGAGCCGTTCCCCGGCGAGGCCTTCCTCGACGAGAAGCTCAAGAAGCTCGTGCCGGCCGGCAAGCTGCACGCCACCACCGACTACGCCGAGGCGATCCCGCAGGCCGACGCCGTCGTCCTGGTGGTGCCGCTCTTCGTCAATGACGAGACCTGGGAGCCGGACTTCGGCTGGATGGACGACGCCACCCGCTCGCTGGCCGCCCACCTGTCCAAGGACACGATCATCTCCTACGAGACGACCCTTCCCGTGGGTACCACCCGCAACCGCTGGAAGCCGCTCATCGAGGAGATCTCCGGCCTCAAGGAGGGTGAGGACTTCACCCTCGTCTTCTCCCCGGAACGTGTGCTCACCGGCCGTGTCTTCGCCGACCTGCGCCGCTACCCGAAGCTGGTCGGCGGCCTGAGCGCCGAGGGCACCGCCAAGGGCATCGAGCTCTACAAGCAGCTACTCGACTTCGACGACCGCCCCGACCTTCCCCGGCCCAACGGCGTCTGGGACATGGGCACCGCCGAGGCCGCCGAGATGGCCAAGCTCGCCGAGACCACCTACCGCGACGTCAACATCGGCCTGGCCAACCAGTTCGGCAAGTTCGCCGACAAGAACGGCATCGACGTCTACAAGGTCATCGATGCCTGCAACTCGCAGCCCTACTCGCACATCCACCGTCCCGGCATCGCCGTCGGCGGCCACTGCATCCCGGTCTACCCGCGCCTCTACCTGTGGACCGATCCCGACGCCTCGATCGTGCGCACCGCCCGGCAGGCCAATATGACCATGCCGCAGTACTGCGTCGACCAGGCCGCGTCCGTCCTGGGAGACCTCAAGGGCCAGAAGGTCGTCGTGCTCGGCGCCTCCTACCGCGGCAAGGTCAAGGAGACCGCCTTCTCCGGCGTCTTCCCGACGGTCAAGATCCTGGCGGACGCCGGTGCCGAGGTGACCGTCCACGACCCGATGTTCACCGACGCCGAGCTGGAGAAGTTCGGCTTCACCCCGTACCACATCGGCGAGGCGGTCGACGGCGCACTGCTGCAGGCCGACCACCCCGAGTACAAGGACCTGGACCCCAACGACTTGCCCGGCATCAAGGTGCTGGTCGACGGCCGTCACGTCGTGGATCCGGCCAACTGGCAGGGCGTAGAGGTGATCGTCGTCGGCGACGGCGAGGATCGCTGA
- a CDS encoding amino acid ABC transporter ATP-binding protein, giving the protein MAAFNREDTGPLVHTIGETIVELSHVDKHFGDLHVLQDINLTVAKGEVVVVLGPSGSGKSTLCRTINRLETIDSGTITIDGTPLPSEGKPLAQLRAEVGMVFQSFNLFAHKTILENVMLGPLKVRKKPKAEAEKQARDILERVGVANQADKYPAQLSGGQQQRVAIARSLAMEPQVMLFDEPTSALDPEMVQEVLDVMVSLARGGMTMIVVTHEMGFARKAANRVVFMSDGQIVETADPESFFTNPTSDRARDFLGKILH; this is encoded by the coding sequence ATGGCAGCATTCAACCGCGAGGACACGGGCCCCCTGGTGCACACCATCGGGGAGACGATCGTCGAGCTCTCACATGTCGACAAGCACTTCGGCGACCTGCACGTTCTCCAGGACATCAACCTCACCGTCGCCAAGGGCGAGGTGGTCGTGGTCCTGGGGCCCTCGGGTTCGGGGAAGTCCACCCTGTGCCGCACCATCAACCGCCTGGAGACCATCGACTCCGGCACCATCACCATCGACGGGACCCCTCTTCCCAGCGAGGGCAAGCCGCTCGCCCAGCTGCGCGCCGAGGTGGGCATGGTCTTCCAGTCCTTCAACCTGTTCGCCCACAAGACGATCCTCGAGAACGTCATGCTCGGGCCCCTCAAGGTGCGCAAGAAGCCGAAGGCAGAAGCCGAGAAGCAGGCCCGCGACATCCTCGAGCGGGTCGGCGTGGCCAACCAGGCCGACAAGTACCCGGCCCAGCTGTCGGGCGGCCAGCAGCAGCGCGTCGCCATCGCCCGCTCCCTGGCCATGGAACCTCAGGTGATGCTCTTCGACGAGCCCACCTCCGCCCTGGACCCCGAGATGGTGCAGGAGGTGCTCGACGTCATGGTCTCCCTGGCCCGCGGAGGCATGACGATGATCGTCGTCACCCATGAGATGGGATTCGCCCGCAAGGCCGCCAACCGCGTCGTGTTCATGTCCGACGGCCAGATCGTGGAGACCGCCGACCCCGAGTCCTTCTTCACCAACCCCACCAGCGACCGCGCTCGGGACTTCCTCGGCAAGATCCTGCACTGA
- a CDS encoding glutamate ABC transporter substrate-binding protein — MSLRKVAAAVGAAALSLSMLSGCVAGSDGSTSGSGDSSTAGSINIGIKYDQPGLGLKDGSAYKGFDVDVANYVAKDLGYSSVKFVETPSAQRETMLQSGQVKMIFATYSITAEREQKVSFAGPYFIAGQDLLVKSDNKDITGPDSLDGKKLCSVTGSTSAQKIKDTYSSKVDLQEYDTYSKCVAALSAGTIDAVTTDDIILAGFASQPQYKGKLKVVGKPFTTEKYGVGIKKGDTALAKKINASIKKMIDDGSWEKAVKANTPEFSYNKETNPPSPTSGQ; from the coding sequence ATGTCACTGCGTAAAGTCGCGGCAGCCGTCGGCGCCGCCGCCCTGAGCCTGTCGATGCTGTCCGGCTGTGTGGCCGGCTCAGACGGCTCCACCTCCGGCTCCGGCGACTCCTCGACCGCCGGCTCGATCAACATCGGCATCAAGTACGACCAGCCCGGCCTGGGCCTCAAGGACGGCTCGGCCTACAAGGGTTTCGACGTCGACGTCGCCAACTACGTCGCCAAGGACCTCGGCTACTCCTCGGTGAAATTCGTCGAGACCCCCTCGGCCCAGCGCGAGACCATGCTGCAGTCCGGCCAGGTCAAGATGATCTTCGCCACCTACTCCATCACCGCCGAGCGCGAGCAGAAGGTCTCCTTCGCCGGGCCGTACTTCATCGCCGGCCAGGATCTGCTGGTGAAGTCCGACAACAAGGACATCACCGGCCCCGACTCCCTGGACGGCAAGAAGCTGTGCTCGGTCACCGGCTCCACCTCGGCCCAGAAGATCAAGGACACCTACTCCTCGAAGGTCGACCTGCAGGAGTACGACACCTACTCCAAGTGCGTCGCGGCACTGTCGGCCGGAACCATCGACGCCGTCACCACCGACGACATCATCCTCGCCGGCTTCGCCAGCCAGCCCCAGTACAAGGGCAAGCTGAAGGTGGTCGGCAAGCCCTTCACCACCGAGAAGTACGGCGTCGGCATCAAGAAGGGCGACACCGCCCTGGCCAAGAAGATCAACGCCTCGATCAAGAAGATGATCGACGACGGCTCCTGGGAGAAGGCCGTGAAGGCCAACACCCCGGAGTTCAGCTACAACAAGGAGACCAACCCGCCGAGCCCGACCTCGGGTCAGTGA
- a CDS encoding amino acid ABC transporter permease translates to MSGLAELMREYDLLSGFWMTIKLTLVSALGALILGTVVAIMRVSPVKAFQVFGKGYVNIIRNTPLTVIVTFCALAFYNVLAWQLAGPNARSATQLFWWGVVALSVYHSTFVAEGIRSGINTVPVGQAEAARSVGLTFGQTLSQIILPQAMRGAITPLGNTLISLTKNTTVVSAIGVAEASYVMKNMIEFSPQFIYAIFLLMALGFVILTLPIGALVSWASTRLAVQR, encoded by the coding sequence ATGTCCGGCCTCGCTGAGCTGATGCGCGAGTACGACCTGCTGTCCGGCTTCTGGATGACGATCAAACTGACACTCGTATCGGCGCTCGGTGCGCTCATCCTGGGGACTGTCGTCGCCATCATGCGAGTCTCCCCCGTCAAGGCCTTCCAGGTCTTCGGCAAGGGGTACGTCAATATCATCCGCAACACCCCGCTGACCGTCATCGTCACCTTCTGCGCACTCGCCTTCTACAACGTCCTGGCCTGGCAGCTCGCCGGCCCGAACGCCCGCTCCGCCACCCAGCTGTTCTGGTGGGGAGTCGTGGCCCTGTCGGTGTACCACTCGACCTTCGTGGCCGAGGGGATCCGCTCGGGCATCAACACCGTGCCCGTCGGGCAGGCCGAGGCGGCCCGCTCGGTGGGCCTGACCTTCGGCCAGACCCTGAGCCAGATCATCCTCCCCCAGGCGATGCGCGGGGCCATCACCCCTCTCGGCAACACCCTCATCTCGCTGACCAAGAACACCACGGTGGTCTCGGCGATCGGTGTGGCCGAGGCCTCCTACGTCATGAAGAACATGATCGAGTTCTCCCCGCAGTTTATCTACGCGATCTTCCTGCTGATGGCGCTGGGCTTCGTGATCCTCACCCTGCCCATCGGCGCACTCGTGTCCTGGGCCTCGACGCGACTGGCGGTGCAGCGATGA
- a CDS encoding amino acid ABC transporter permease → MSTTVLFDVPGPKALRRHRVIGIVGVLIGVALIAALIYGLRSQLGWDAWSAIFTGQAWADYFLPGIVNTVQAAAAALILASLLGLVLALGRMSFVRPVRWVCSVLVEFFRAVPVLMAMLFFYYLMVFAEPFATLVDPSLKGLVGVIAGLTFYNGAVMAELLRAGVSSLPKGQTEAGLAIGLSLGQTRRIILLPQAITAMMPALVSQLVIIVKDTALGYIITYPELLRSATNLSSGGTNIIPVFLVAALLFIIINYTLSRFAEHLQDRMRKRRGGKAVTIEEAHQGSFLADEGALEEAVDQHHHA, encoded by the coding sequence ATGAGCACCACAGTCCTCTTCGACGTCCCCGGTCCCAAGGCGCTGCGGCGCCACCGGGTGATCGGCATCGTCGGCGTCCTGATCGGCGTCGCCCTGATCGCAGCGCTCATCTACGGGCTGCGCAGCCAGCTCGGCTGGGACGCCTGGTCGGCGATCTTCACCGGACAGGCCTGGGCCGACTACTTCCTCCCCGGCATCGTCAACACCGTCCAGGCCGCCGCCGCGGCCCTCATCCTGGCCTCCCTGCTCGGCCTCGTGCTGGCCCTGGGAAGGATGAGCTTCGTCCGGCCGGTGCGCTGGGTGTGCTCGGTCCTGGTGGAGTTCTTCCGGGCCGTCCCGGTGCTCATGGCGATGCTGTTCTTCTACTACCTGATGGTCTTCGCCGAGCCCTTCGCCACCCTCGTGGACCCGTCGCTGAAGGGCCTGGTCGGCGTCATCGCCGGCCTCACCTTCTACAACGGCGCCGTGATGGCCGAGCTGCTGCGCGCCGGCGTCAGCTCCCTTCCCAAGGGCCAGACCGAGGCCGGCCTGGCGATCGGGCTGTCGCTGGGGCAGACCAGGCGCATCATCCTGCTCCCCCAGGCGATCACTGCGATGATGCCGGCCCTGGTGAGCCAGCTCGTCATCATCGTCAAGGACACCGCCCTGGGCTACATCATCACCTACCCGGAGCTGCTCCGCTCGGCCACCAACCTGTCGAGCGGCGGGACGAACATCATCCCGGTGTTCCTCGTCGCGGCGCTGCTGTTCATCATCATCAACTACACGCTGAGCCGCTTCGCCGAGCACCTGCAGGACAGGATGCGCAAGCGTCGCGGAGGCAAGGCGGTCACGATCGAGGAGGCCCACCAGGGATCCTTCCTCGCCGACGAGGGAGCCCTCGAGGAGGCGGTGGATCAGCATCACCATGCTTGA
- a CDS encoding DeoR/GlpR family DNA-binding transcription regulator: MYPAERHKWLIDTATDEGRVSVSRASDELGVVPETIRRDLEYLASQGLLRRVHGGAIPASFDTLGDQPLDTRDSSAVSEKEAIAQAALAYLPADRGSIVLDAGSTTARLAALLPATSRFTVFTDSAPIASVVAARTACDVQLIGGRVRSTTQATVGNSRELERLRVDVAFIGTNGVSLTHGFSTPDIEEAATKAAMVSCAHTVVALVDSRKIGAESTARFAEISDVDVLITDEGISDRQRRGLEEEGLKVVVAVL; this comes from the coding sequence ATGTACCCCGCCGAACGGCACAAGTGGCTCATCGACACCGCCACCGACGAGGGCCGTGTCTCCGTCTCCCGCGCCTCCGACGAGCTGGGCGTCGTCCCCGAGACCATCCGGCGCGATCTGGAATACCTCGCCTCCCAGGGTCTGCTCAGACGGGTTCACGGAGGCGCCATCCCGGCCAGCTTCGACACCCTCGGCGACCAGCCACTCGACACCCGCGACTCCTCGGCGGTGTCCGAGAAGGAGGCCATCGCCCAGGCCGCACTGGCCTACCTGCCCGCCGACCGGGGCTCCATCGTGCTCGACGCCGGCTCCACGACCGCCCGCCTCGCCGCACTGCTGCCGGCCACCTCCCGATTCACCGTCTTCACCGACTCCGCCCCGATCGCATCGGTCGTGGCGGCGCGCACCGCCTGCGACGTCCAACTCATCGGGGGCAGGGTGCGCTCCACCACCCAGGCCACCGTCGGCAACAGCCGCGAACTCGAGCGGCTGCGGGTCGACGTCGCCTTCATCGGCACCAACGGCGTCTCACTGACCCACGGCTTCTCCACACCCGACATCGAGGAGGCCGCCACCAAGGCGGCGATGGTCAGCTGCGCCCACACCGTCGTGGCCCTGGTCGACTCCCGCAAGATCGGCGCCGAGTCCACCGCACGATTCGCCGAGATCTCCGACGTCGACGTCCTCATCACCGACGAGGGCATCTCGGACCGCCAGCGGCGCGGCCTCGAGGAGGAGGGGCTCAAGGTCGTCGTCGCGGTTCTATGA
- a CDS encoding 1-phosphofructokinase family hexose kinase translates to MIVTVTPNPSLDRTAGLPGPIVRGQVHRFSGSTVVAAGKGVNISRGLHGAGVPTTTVVPAADHDPLLDGLIADGIPTVGVPVSEPVRVNLTVTEPDGTTTKFNDPGAHLTPAELAAFEDAVLAASDGADWVVMAGSLPPGMPTDWYAAMVPRIREHGARIAIDTSDAPLVALASNLPESAPDLVKPNSVELAQLCGGDGDAMEAEAAAGSFGPVIGAARDLIGWGIAEVMVTLGGAGALLVHKDRAWHAVAAPVEVKSTVGAGDSSLAGLLLGRSQGLADAECLRTAVSWGSAAASLPGSTTPTIEQAAAIQVTVRQLP, encoded by the coding sequence ATGATCGTCACAGTCACTCCCAACCCCAGCCTTGACCGCACGGCGGGCCTTCCGGGCCCCATCGTCCGCGGCCAGGTGCACCGCTTCTCCGGCTCGACCGTCGTCGCGGCCGGCAAGGGGGTCAACATCTCCCGCGGGCTGCACGGCGCCGGGGTCCCCACCACCACCGTCGTCCCCGCGGCCGACCACGACCCCCTCCTGGACGGCCTCATCGCCGACGGCATCCCCACCGTCGGAGTCCCGGTCTCCGAACCGGTGCGGGTCAACCTCACCGTCACCGAGCCCGACGGCACCACCACGAAGTTCAACGACCCGGGCGCCCACCTCACACCCGCCGAGCTGGCCGCCTTCGAGGACGCCGTGCTCGCCGCCTCCGACGGCGCCGACTGGGTCGTGATGGCCGGATCCCTGCCCCCGGGCATGCCCACCGACTGGTACGCCGCGATGGTGCCGCGAATCCGTGAGCACGGCGCCCGCATCGCCATCGACACCTCGGACGCCCCCCTCGTCGCACTGGCCTCCAACCTCCCCGAGTCGGCCCCCGACCTCGTCAAACCGAACTCGGTGGAACTCGCCCAGCTGTGCGGCGGGGACGGTGACGCCATGGAGGCCGAGGCCGCCGCCGGATCCTTCGGACCGGTCATCGGCGCCGCCCGCGACCTCATCGGCTGGGGCATCGCCGAGGTGATGGTCACCCTCGGCGGCGCCGGGGCCCTGTTGGTCCACAAGGACCGGGCCTGGCACGCCGTCGCCGCCCCCGTCGAGGTGAAGTCCACCGTCGGGGCCGGCGACTCCTCCCTGGCGGGTCTCCTGCTGGGACGGTCCCAGGGGCTCGCCGACGCCGAGTGCCTGCGCACCGCGGTGAGCTGGGGCTCCGCCGCGGCGTCACTGCCAGGCTCCACCACCCCCACCATCGAGCAGGCCGCGGCCATCCAGGTCACGGTCCGCCAGCTCCCCTGA